The following DNA comes from Poecilia reticulata strain Guanapo linkage group LG16, Guppy_female_1.0+MT, whole genome shotgun sequence.
GATGGCGAGGAACGAGGCGCCTGAGACACAAGGAGACAGTTAGAACGGCTCCGGTTCTGTTTCCggtcccggttctggttctgaccttTCTGGGCCTGGATCAGCCTCTTGCCCAGCTCCAGCGTGACGAACGCCGTCCCGTTCAGGACGATGTCGGTGACGCTCCGCCAGCCGTTGGGCGTCAGCCGCTCCGTCGGACAGATGAAGTTCCCTGCGGCGTTGTTGATGATCACCTGGACCAATGGGGACACAGGACAGCGTGATGTCATCACCAACGCTCTGAACACACGACGGcaacaggttctggttctggtttacATCAGGAAGTCCGCTTAGCGCCACCATCTGGTCCACGCAGCGTGCCACGGCCTGAGGGTCTCTGACATCACACTGGAGGGCGTGGACCTGAGGACAGACACGGACCGGGTCGGACGCTGggttctggaccggttctggttctgggacgACCCGGTTACCTGGTTCCCGGTCTGGCTGCTGATCTCGCCGGCCGTCTCCTGCAGGACGTTGAGCTTCCTGAACCAGACAAACAGAAGTTCAGGAAGGTTTCCTGATGGGGTCATGTGACCTCtgatgtgacctctgacctgctggcGATGACGCAGCGGGCTCCCAGCTGGGACAGAACCACGGTCATGGCCCGGCCCAGGCCGGTGCCGCCTCCGGTGATGAAGGCCAGCCGGTCTCTGAAGCTTCCCGCCGGCAGCATGGCGCCTTCGGACGGAGCGAAGAACCCGGACGGATGGGtcgaaccggaccggaccggcgGCCTGGGGAACCGGGTCTGAGACACACAAAGTTGTGGCCCGGTTAGAACCCAGTTCAGTTAAAGCGCCTGAACATGAGAATAATTACGATGAATCAATTAACAGATTCCTtcattaatcgattaattgccAGCTGATCTGGTCGACCTGCAGTGTGACACGTTCTGCCATCCAGGTGTTCAGGTGGGCGTGGCTGCTGCAAAGGGCACCTGTTACCATGGTGATACACAGGGGAGCagtccttcctcctcctgcagggTCCAAATtctcacttcctgctttagcCCCGCCCCTTTTGGTCATAGTTCCGGCCTTCTGGAAGCCRCAGCAGGCGGATCATTCATGGCTGATTGTGACGTTTTGAGGCGGATTTAttgcaatgttttgttttttccgtctttatagaaaattaaaagaaaatatcatAACATGGCACATTAGTAATAAAAAGTTTGACATgaaaaactgagcagaaaaagaataaataaaaaatagtcacAAGCTGCCTGAGGAAagtaaaatgtcacaaattaaagatacatttcaaatattaaattaagatATTAACATGTTAGAATTaagattgtaaataaaattatttcacttttaaagtgGAGGTGATTTTTAGAAAGCAGTGTTTGAGAATAAAACTCAGGATTAAATATCATCATTTAACTCTCCGTCCCTGTTGGAAGATCAAAGTTTATTATATTAAACTAAAGATTTATTGTACAacatccactttagaaaactttctaaaaactttaatgaagtCGCATTTTAtcatgatttttaaacaaatgttttctctcagactggaggagaaaaactgatggagctgctgatcAACTTATTGTTACATTTCTGGTTCATAAAGTTCATAGTTTCTATTAAACGGACATTTTAGCTCCATTTATATATGCTGTATTTTCGTCCTTTATTTGTTGCTTGTTAGCATATTAGCTCCACTTTATACCAagctacataaaataaatgtatttttgagtAACAGCTGATTATGAAATGATTTCTATAATTAGTCAATTTGCAGGGCCTTTAAGACAGttaaatgttagattttaatGTGTATTATTTGACTAATCACCATACAATAAAAAGTTGTCTAGGAAATATTGCAATGTTCACAGAGAAAGCTGTGattgtttcagaaaaataaaaagagttttcAAATGTAAAGGATTGACAATATTTTTGTGTCACTGAAcctgagaataaaaacatggttAGTCCTCCGGGCAGAAGGGGGCGCTGCTTCTGTAACATGCATGTTTTGGAGCAGGTgagcggcagcagcagtttgtgtgGCCTGTGATTGTTAAACTCCTGAACGGAGGGAGTTGATCCTGAAGACGAGGATTATTTCAGGATACGATCAAAGACAGAAGCAGGAACAGTTAACAGAGCTACACATTATATAGTTATACACATTATATAGTTATATACATTATATAGTTATACACATTATAWAGTTATACACATTATATAgttatatacattttct
Coding sequences within:
- the decr1 gene encoding 2,4-dienoyl-CoA reductase [(3E)-enoyl-CoA-producing], mitochondrial isoform X1 — its product is MTKRGGAKAGSENLDPAGGGRTAPLCITMVTGALCSSHAHLNTWMAERVTLQTRFPRPPVRSGSTHPSGFFAPSEGAMLPAGSFRDRLAFITGGGTGLGRAMTVVLSQLGARCVIASRKLNVLQETAGEISSQTGNQVHALQCDVRDPQAVARCVDQMVALSGLPDVIINNAAGNFICPTERLTPNGWRSVTDIVLNGTAFVTLELGKRLIQAQKGASFLAITTIYAESGSGFVAPSAAAKAGVEALYKSLAAEWGRYGHRFNIIQPGPIRTKGAFSRLDPTGTFEKSMIDRIPTGRLGKPAELANLAAYLSSDFASWMSGAVIRFDGGEYVSMAGEFNELRKVTPDQWKMLEAMIKVTKGS
- the decr1 gene encoding 2,4-dienoyl-CoA reductase [(3E)-enoyl-CoA-producing], mitochondrial isoform X2, with protein sequence MAAVMMSSGRKLMQTRFPRPPVRSGSTHPSGFFAPSEGAMLPAGSFRDRLAFITGGGTGLGRAMTVVLSQLGARCVIASRKLNVLQETAGEISSQTGNQVHALQCDVRDPQAVARCVDQMVALSGLPDVIINNAAGNFICPTERLTPNGWRSVTDIVLNGTAFVTLELGKRLIQAQKGASFLAITTIYAESGSGFVAPSAAAKAGVEALYKSLAAEWGRYGHRFNIIQPGPIRTKGAFSRLDPTGTFEKSMIDRIPTGRLGKPAELANLAAYLSSDFASWMSGAVIRFDGGEYVSMAGEFNELRKVTPDQWKMLEAMIKVTKGS